The following proteins come from a genomic window of Aquimarina sp. MAR_2010_214:
- a CDS encoding M28 family peptidase, with the protein MKKSIILTLLFLFTISISAQDDVEKVKSTVSKNEIEGHIYFLASDELKGRQTGSPENKIAAQYLANMLRGYGVKPIPETTSYFQNVDLQKTSGATKTEFKTGALVLNKIATVTPGNANYKGKAIFLNHGLEEDYNTIDVKGKYVIAIIGTKDDKNIRPAFSKAKEKIELAKQNGAIGIIEVANFDDPTWMRLEHYLNGEKMVIADQNKDSGSFSHTWINDQNEDISKLFVTNKEIDIEFTIEGIKKSAVTSQNVVGYVEGTDPKLKNEYIIYSAHYDHVGIGKAVENDSIYNGARDNAVGTVTVLSAAENIAKYPTKRSALFILFTGEEKGLLGSKWYVNHPVIPLHQMVYCFNSDNGGYNDTTLATIIGLSRTTAQKDIEDAAAQFGLKAIDDPAPEQGLFDRSDNVHFAAKGIPAPTFSMGFTAFDEEITKYYHQVTDNPDTLDYNYLLKFFQSYVLACRNIANNATTPFWVEGDKYYEAGKKLYKK; encoded by the coding sequence ATGAAAAAATCTATTATACTCACGTTACTTTTTCTTTTTACAATCTCTATTTCGGCACAGGATGATGTCGAAAAAGTAAAATCTACTGTTTCTAAAAATGAAATCGAAGGGCATATTTATTTTCTAGCTTCAGATGAACTAAAAGGTAGACAAACCGGAAGTCCTGAAAACAAAATTGCTGCGCAATATCTAGCAAATATGCTACGAGGGTATGGGGTAAAACCAATTCCTGAAACAACTAGTTATTTTCAAAATGTAGATCTACAGAAAACATCGGGAGCTACAAAAACCGAATTTAAAACAGGAGCTTTAGTTCTAAATAAAATAGCTACAGTAACACCAGGAAATGCTAATTATAAAGGAAAAGCTATTTTCTTAAATCACGGTCTTGAAGAAGATTATAATACTATTGATGTAAAAGGAAAATATGTAATTGCAATTATAGGAACCAAAGACGATAAAAATATCAGACCCGCCTTTTCTAAAGCAAAAGAAAAAATTGAGCTCGCCAAACAAAATGGAGCTATTGGTATTATAGAAGTTGCTAATTTTGATGATCCAACATGGATGAGATTAGAACATTATCTAAATGGAGAAAAGATGGTTATTGCAGATCAAAACAAAGATTCTGGCTCCTTTTCTCATACATGGATAAATGACCAAAATGAAGATATTAGTAAACTCTTTGTAACGAATAAGGAGATTGATATTGAATTTACTATTGAAGGAATTAAAAAAAGCGCCGTTACCTCACAAAATGTTGTTGGTTATGTAGAAGGTACTGATCCCAAACTTAAAAATGAATATATCATTTATTCTGCTCACTACGATCACGTAGGTATTGGTAAGGCTGTTGAAAATGATTCTATATACAATGGAGCTCGCGATAATGCTGTAGGTACAGTTACTGTACTTTCTGCGGCAGAAAACATTGCGAAATATCCAACCAAAAGATCAGCGCTTTTTATCCTTTTTACAGGAGAAGAAAAAGGGTTATTAGGAAGTAAGTGGTATGTAAATCATCCGGTAATTCCTTTACATCAAATGGTATATTGCTTTAATAGTGATAATGGAGGTTATAATGATACAACGTTGGCAACTATTATCGGTTTAAGTAGAACAACTGCACAAAAAGATATTGAAGACGCTGCTGCCCAATTTGGACTAAAAGCAATTGATGACCCTGCTCCCGAGCAAGGATTATTCGATCGGTCTGATAATGTGCACTTTGCCGCAAAGGGGATCCCTGCACCCACTTTTAGTATGGGATTCACTGCTTTTGATGAAGAAATCACAAAGTACTACCACCAGGTTACCGATAATCCTGACACTTTAGATTATAACTATTTACTTAAGTTTTTTCAGTCTTATGTTTTAGCATGCAGAAACATCGCTAATAATGCAACAACTCCTTTTTGGGTAGAAGGAGATAAATATTATGAAGCTGGTAAGAAACTGTATAAGAAATGA
- a CDS encoding VWA domain-containing protein: MKKEKKVFRKGFAFKVFEAPEQSPFDKLFDIFQEVITHTSGDLDEALDWMKELDREYQLTDENYTLDDFVEDLKKKGYIREEIKPDGKGGMSITAKTEQAIRKRALDQIFGKLKRSGAGNHRTNYIGKGDEHSGEFRNYQYGDSLEQISITESLKNAQINHGIGDLNLTEDDLVVEETQFKAQMSTVLMIDISHSMILYGEDRITPAKKVAMALAELIITKYPKDTLDILVFGNDAWPIAIKDLPYLQVGPYHTNTVAGLQLAMDMLRRKRNTNKQIFMITDGKPSCLRMPDGQYYKNSNGLDRYIVSKCYMMAQQARKLHIPITTFMIAQDPYLMQFVREFTHANQGKAFYTGLNGLGEMIFEDYEANRKKRIRG, translated from the coding sequence ATGAAAAAAGAAAAAAAAGTATTTAGAAAAGGCTTTGCATTCAAAGTTTTTGAGGCACCAGAACAGTCTCCGTTTGATAAGCTTTTTGATATTTTTCAGGAAGTTATCACCCATACTTCAGGAGATTTGGATGAAGCTTTAGACTGGATGAAAGAACTGGATAGAGAATATCAACTTACTGATGAGAATTATACGCTGGACGATTTTGTAGAGGATTTAAAAAAGAAAGGATACATTCGAGAGGAGATAAAACCAGACGGTAAAGGAGGAATGTCTATTACAGCCAAAACCGAACAAGCAATTCGAAAAAGAGCATTAGATCAAATTTTTGGAAAACTAAAACGAAGTGGAGCAGGTAATCACAGAACAAATTATATAGGTAAAGGAGATGAACATTCTGGGGAGTTTCGTAATTATCAATATGGAGATTCATTAGAACAAATATCGATAACAGAAAGTCTTAAAAATGCGCAAATCAATCATGGAATCGGTGATTTAAATTTAACCGAAGATGATCTTGTCGTCGAAGAAACCCAGTTTAAAGCACAAATGAGTACGGTATTGATGATTGATATTAGCCACAGTATGATTTTGTATGGAGAGGATCGTATTACTCCTGCCAAGAAAGTTGCAATGGCACTGGCAGAACTTATCATTACCAAATACCCTAAAGATACATTGGATATATTGGTTTTTGGTAATGATGCATGGCCTATTGCAATTAAAGATTTACCATATTTACAAGTAGGACCATATCATACAAATACTGTAGCGGGTTTACAACTGGCAATGGATATGTTACGAAGAAAACGTAATACAAACAAGCAGATTTTTATGATTACCGATGGTAAACCAAGTTGTTTAAGAATGCCAGATGGGCAATACTATAAAAACAGTAACGGATTAGACCGGTATATAGTAAGCAAATGTTATATGATGGCTCAACAGGCTAGAAAATTACATATACCTATAACCACTTTCATGATTGCACAAGATCCTTATTTAATGCAGTTTGTAAGAGAGTTTACCCATGCGAATCAAGGGAAAGCATTTTATACAGGTCTTAATGGACTAGGTGAAATGATTTTTGAAGATTATGAAGCCAATAGAAAAAAGAGAATACGAGGATAA
- a CDS encoding sigma 54-interacting transcriptional regulator, whose amino-acid sequence MNISTIKTLGQLKESGYKSISIKDELRNNLRAKISNNEDTFTGIHGYENTVIPELERAILSRHNINLLGLRGQAKTRLARQMINLLDEWVPVVEGSEINDDPFHPISRYATNLIAEKGDDTPISWLHRSERFAEKLATPDVTVADIIGDVDPIKAANLKLSYADDRVIHFGMIPRANRSIFVINELPDLQARIQVALFNILQEGDIQIRGFKLRLPLDIQFVFTANPEDYTNRGSIVTPLKDRIGSQILTHYPKTIEIAKTITQQEAKLDSRQADLVYVPDMAKDLLEQISFQARESEFIDHKSGISARMSITAYENLLSMAEYRALRSDDDQTLLRLSDFTGVIPAITGKVELVYEGEQEGAASVAHSLISNAIKTLFPEYFPKIEKLEKEGYESPYQNLINWFFEESGFELLDDISDKEYKEKLDTVTPLKNLIKEYQPEVSTEDSYFMMEFLLWGLVEYKKLSKHRLSEGFRFNDLYGSYISGL is encoded by the coding sequence ATGAACATTTCAACGATAAAAACATTAGGCCAGTTAAAAGAGTCAGGATATAAGAGTATTTCAATAAAAGATGAATTAAGGAATAATTTAAGAGCTAAAATTAGTAATAACGAAGATACTTTTACAGGAATTCATGGGTATGAAAATACGGTGATTCCCGAATTAGAAAGAGCAATTCTTTCTAGGCATAATATTAATTTATTAGGATTACGTGGCCAGGCAAAAACTCGTTTAGCACGGCAAATGATTAATTTGCTGGATGAATGGGTTCCTGTAGTAGAAGGCTCAGAAATTAATGATGATCCGTTTCATCCTATTTCGAGATATGCTACTAATTTAATAGCAGAAAAAGGTGATGATACTCCCATTAGTTGGTTGCATCGATCAGAACGTTTTGCAGAAAAATTGGCAACTCCAGATGTTACTGTGGCTGATATAATAGGAGATGTAGATCCAATTAAGGCAGCTAACCTAAAATTAAGTTATGCAGATGATCGTGTGATTCATTTTGGAATGATCCCAAGAGCAAACCGAAGTATTTTTGTAATTAATGAATTACCAGATTTACAGGCTCGTATCCAGGTAGCATTATTTAATATCTTACAGGAAGGCGATATCCAGATTAGAGGATTCAAGCTTCGATTACCATTAGATATACAATTTGTGTTTACAGCAAATCCAGAGGATTATACTAATCGCGGAAGTATTGTAACACCGTTAAAAGATAGAATAGGTTCACAGATCCTTACTCATTATCCCAAAACTATAGAAATAGCAAAAACGATTACTCAGCAAGAAGCTAAATTAGATTCAAGACAGGCTGATTTGGTTTATGTACCAGATATGGCAAAGGACTTGTTAGAACAAATTAGTTTTCAGGCTAGAGAAAGTGAGTTTATTGATCATAAAAGCGGTATAAGTGCAAGAATGAGTATTACGGCCTATGAAAATTTATTAAGTATGGCAGAATATCGAGCATTAAGATCTGATGATGATCAAACCCTATTGCGATTAAGTGATTTTACAGGAGTTATTCCTGCTATTACAGGTAAAGTAGAATTGGTATATGAAGGAGAGCAGGAGGGAGCTGCCTCTGTAGCACATTCTTTGATTTCTAATGCTATCAAGACTTTATTTCCCGAATACTTTCCGAAAATTGAAAAACTAGAAAAAGAAGGTTATGAAAGCCCATATCAGAATCTGATAAATTGGTTTTTTGAAGAGAGCGGATTCGAATTACTAGATGATATATCAGATAAAGAATATAAAGAAAAACTAGATACTGTTACTCCTCTCAAGAATCTGATTAAAGAATATCAACCAGAAGTTAGTACAGAAGATAGCTATTTTATGATGGAGTTCTTATTGTGGGGATTAGTAGAATATAAAAAATTAAGTAAACATAGACTATCTGAAGGATTTCGTTTTAATGATTTGTATGGGAGTTATATAAGCGGATTATAG
- a CDS encoding T9SS type A sorting domain-containing protein yields MKHKLKFLLTTFLLVNFFVYSQTFVRNYSGETTEHQIKMDFTPKSWGDVYLVIEVKNTGQNDISVRNSKVQFLSDAIPSLENFIPNGSISYPKTVKMKRSPNGDQYLNTIEIELANGAWVDHKLSSNESFKAKINLKAVTSSYESLADAVRFYPENGDPSLFTNVITTVTGNDSNAVEVTYKNPAFNTQVTKTITTTETSLLRVNKQYQIWANDFILGTTIYKSKYSKASPLSFLPSETNNAISVPYTKSTIKTENLIVNVSGLPNGVSTTIDLKNKDIDNVTKNENIVEGSNTITKVMEGNYSVTISSYTDTEKDIIYVPRYDDNITISAGESNQLNVSFKNYPVKEFTVKGFPKYLSHGTVTNAAPAIDEDLKKAPLSVLFKYSGLDGAGDRGKIPDMTATVNTIEQARRLETSQEGKIVLPVMVHYTANASGGGSGEAIKDMAENQNLYFHYRNLIQEIKVMLSYEDADHPNPGAFVISPDLIGAIQQDVVFGHDQNIQTIKIDVNQDIKKAFTDESLNVNDIPSFSDDLKGYFQSINFLIHHVGECKIPFGYQQNVWSAGSARWVYKNANEYNDPVSEAIEVADFMNDLELYTGNWKPDFIAFDRYERDCFGPVSIDSYAWTAKHWDKYLVFCKEIAERIGNAPIMLWQIPGGHMPTTDENIINFDIANHSSASAPYFFGDNRIGTDINKVHPDLKKIVLTQPHYAAKNIGEHLSNDNGYDWSMSNMQRLADMNVFTVLWGGGSTTGVAPIGTNGDDDQWLASKIADYYKKPVYKTVSITPYQDATYCQNSVLSSTQKDIEKTLDIKIFPSPVKDQLQIESSVLDKEFVVTIYNIYGKKIVGYKNQKLLDVSNLSKGAYIIKLQYMNSLDKSISKIFYKK; encoded by the coding sequence ATGAAACACAAACTTAAATTTTTACTCACTACATTTTTGCTGGTAAACTTTTTTGTTTATTCACAAACATTTGTTCGAAATTATAGTGGAGAAACAACAGAACACCAAATAAAAATGGATTTTACACCAAAGTCATGGGGAGACGTTTACCTTGTTATTGAGGTAAAAAACACAGGGCAAAATGATATTAGCGTTAGAAACTCTAAAGTTCAATTTTTATCGGATGCAATACCCAGTTTGGAGAATTTTATTCCTAATGGAAGTATCTCTTATCCGAAAACTGTAAAAATGAAACGATCTCCGAATGGAGATCAATATCTTAATACTATTGAAATAGAACTTGCTAATGGAGCTTGGGTAGATCATAAGTTGTCTTCTAACGAAAGTTTTAAAGCTAAGATTAATCTGAAAGCTGTAACATCATCTTATGAGAGTTTGGCAGATGCAGTTCGGTTTTATCCAGAAAACGGAGACCCTTCATTATTCACAAATGTAATTACCACTGTAACGGGTAATGATTCTAATGCTGTTGAGGTTACATATAAGAATCCTGCTTTTAATACTCAGGTAACCAAAACAATTACTACTACAGAGACTAGTTTATTGAGAGTTAATAAACAATATCAAATATGGGCAAATGATTTTATTTTGGGTACTACTATTTATAAAAGTAAGTATTCTAAGGCATCGCCGTTATCTTTTTTGCCATCAGAGACTAATAACGCAATTTCTGTACCCTATACTAAGTCAACTATTAAAACAGAAAACTTGATAGTTAATGTAAGTGGACTTCCTAATGGGGTTTCTACAACAATTGATTTAAAAAATAAGGATATAGATAATGTTACCAAGAATGAAAACATTGTAGAAGGTAGCAATACGATCACTAAAGTTATGGAAGGAAACTATTCTGTAACAATTTCTTCTTATACCGATACAGAGAAAGATATTATATATGTACCAAGATATGATGACAATATAACAATATCTGCAGGTGAGTCTAACCAACTAAATGTTTCCTTTAAAAATTACCCTGTTAAAGAATTTACAGTAAAAGGATTTCCTAAATATTTATCACATGGTACGGTAACTAATGCCGCTCCTGCTATTGATGAAGATTTAAAAAAAGCTCCATTAAGTGTGCTGTTTAAGTATTCTGGTTTAGATGGAGCAGGAGATAGAGGCAAAATTCCTGATATGACTGCTACTGTAAATACGATTGAGCAAGCACGACGATTAGAAACTAGTCAAGAAGGAAAAATAGTACTTCCGGTAATGGTTCATTATACAGCCAATGCTAGTGGAGGTGGATCAGGAGAAGCTATTAAGGATATGGCCGAGAATCAGAATTTATATTTTCATTATAGAAATTTGATTCAGGAAATTAAAGTAATGCTGAGTTATGAAGATGCAGATCACCCTAATCCAGGAGCCTTTGTCATAAGCCCTGACCTAATAGGTGCCATTCAACAAGACGTAGTTTTCGGGCATGATCAAAATATACAAACAATAAAGATTGATGTGAATCAAGACATAAAAAAAGCGTTTACAGATGAGAGCTTAAATGTCAATGATATTCCTTCTTTTTCAGATGATTTAAAAGGTTACTTTCAGTCAATTAATTTTTTGATTCATCATGTAGGAGAATGTAAAATTCCGTTTGGATATCAACAAAATGTTTGGTCTGCTGGATCAGCTCGTTGGGTATATAAAAACGCAAATGAATATAACGACCCTGTAAGTGAAGCTATAGAAGTAGCAGATTTCATGAATGATTTAGAATTATATACGGGAAACTGGAAACCAGATTTTATTGCTTTTGATAGATATGAACGTGATTGTTTCGGACCCGTTTCTATAGATAGTTACGCATGGACAGCAAAACATTGGGACAAATACTTGGTTTTTTGTAAAGAAATAGCAGAACGAATAGGAAATGCCCCCATAATGTTATGGCAAATCCCCGGTGGGCATATGCCTACTACAGATGAGAATATCATCAATTTTGATATTGCTAACCATTCCTCTGCTTCAGCTCCATACTTTTTCGGGGATAATAGAATAGGAACAGATATTAATAAAGTGCATCCAGATCTAAAAAAGATAGTGTTAACACAACCGCATTATGCAGCTAAAAATATTGGAGAGCATTTGAGCAATGATAATGGATATGATTGGAGTATGTCCAATATGCAAAGATTGGCTGATATGAATGTCTTTACCGTTTTATGGGGAGGAGGATCTACTACTGGAGTAGCGCCTATAGGTACTAATGGAGATGATGACCAATGGCTGGCTTCAAAAATAGCAGACTATTATAAGAAACCTGTTTATAAAACGGTTTCGATTACACCTTATCAAGATGCAACATATTGTCAAAATAGCGTATTATCTTCTACTCAAAAAGATATAGAAAAGACATTAGATATAAAAATATTCCCTAGTCCTGTAAAAGATCAATTACAGATAGAAAGCTCTGTTTTAGATAAAGAGTTTGTTGTAACTATATATAATATATACGGTAAAAAAATAGTAGGTTATAAAAATCAAAAACTATTAGATGTTTCTAATTTATCTAAAGGAGCGTATATTATTAAATTACAATATATGAATTCGTTAGATAAGAGTATCTCTAAAATATTTTATAAAAAATAG
- a CDS encoding DUF1853 family protein produces the protein MSIKNEYLGFINSKPLWKNKTLFNLSQFNIEELFETDISPNTLEINIRDNEVLGKRIEHYFEYCIINSDHYEVIAKNIQIYQDKITIGELDFLIKDHRDNKTLHIEIVYKFYLHDPSIEGELQQWIGPNRKDTLLQKIEKLKTKQLPLLYRSETLPILKNLQINSKSIHQKVSYMANLFVPVSMKNKLFPIVNNQCIVGFWVTSEAFTSEQYGTYHFNIPKKKDWATDPKYCDTWFSFNDITEKVQVSLSQKKSPLLWMKSNGDSYDRFFIVWW, from the coding sequence ATGTCAATCAAAAATGAATATTTAGGTTTCATAAACAGTAAACCGTTATGGAAAAACAAAACTCTCTTTAATTTATCGCAATTTAATATAGAAGAGCTATTTGAAACCGATATATCCCCTAATACATTAGAGATTAATATTCGGGATAATGAAGTATTAGGTAAGCGTATAGAACACTATTTTGAATACTGTATTATCAATTCTGATCACTATGAGGTTATAGCAAAGAATATCCAGATATACCAAGACAAAATTACAATCGGAGAATTAGATTTTCTAATAAAAGATCATCGAGATAATAAAACTTTACATATTGAAATTGTATACAAATTTTATCTGCATGACCCATCGATTGAGGGTGAGCTTCAACAATGGATTGGCCCAAATCGTAAAGATACTTTACTTCAAAAAATAGAGAAATTAAAAACAAAACAATTGCCTTTACTCTACAGAAGCGAAACCTTACCTATCCTGAAAAACTTACAAATAAACTCCAAAAGCATTCATCAAAAAGTATCTTATATGGCGAATCTTTTTGTTCCTGTTTCTATGAAAAACAAACTTTTTCCTATTGTTAATAATCAATGTATTGTCGGTTTTTGGGTAACATCAGAAGCTTTTACTTCAGAGCAATATGGCACTTATCATTTTAATATTCCGAAGAAAAAAGATTGGGCTACTGACCCAAAATATTGTGACACCTGGTTTTCTTTTAATGATATAACAGAAAAGGTCCAGGTATCATTATCTCAAAAAAAATCTCCATTACTTTGGATGAAAAGTAATGGAGATTCTTATGACCGTTTTTTTATAGTTTGGTGGTAA
- a CDS encoding transporter substrate-binding domain-containing protein, producing the protein MAKKLLYIFCFLIVLINSFSCSESTILSDKEKDWLQNNDSISVGLFPYYAPYQFINENDKVDGILIDYLSLIENKLDHKFQRKLYTNWEQLLNDVKNNKIDIVLEIQQTNKRNTYLNFYSQLFESRHAIVTQKNIDYGTNLKDYKGKVITVPKDYGIYEILKEHEKNLNISTEIDDLSCLRKVSSGKYHAYIGPKAVANYLIKTENLDNLKIVSETQYIYAPSLAVQKKNTKLNEIISKTASSITDHEKEIVFDNWLYQAIVPFYKKTSFWITLTGIILLSLVIILLLNRYLKYLIKQKTKELNIAKERAEESNKLKTAFIHNISHEVRTPMNGIIGFSELLNDPEITPNQQKEYSKIIIDSSNQLINIIDDIIEISKLETNQVEVRFEEINLNEVLQFLFSSFQSKAISKNIAIHLNNKLTDDQSIILMDKLKINKILQNLIDNAIKFTTKGMIEISCEIEGDSLIITIRDTGIGIKPKDQELIFRNFSQSEKEVTKSYDGLGLGLSIAQKNAKLIGGDISFASMVNKGSIFTLTVPYHPIVTPQVDNHLAKEKTQDIPIKQVILIVEDGDVNFLFLKTVLLKMKGYKFVIHRAENGKEAVDICKKNDYIDLVLMDIRMPIMDGYTATKRIKKLRPRLPIIAQTAYSTEDDIQKALDAGCDDFVSKPVDRKILKPIINKYFSVFSKSKLT; encoded by the coding sequence ATGGCAAAAAAATTACTGTATATTTTCTGTTTCCTTATTGTATTGATAAATTCTTTTTCTTGTTCAGAATCAACGATTCTAAGTGACAAAGAGAAAGATTGGTTACAAAACAACGATAGCATTTCTGTTGGACTTTTTCCATACTATGCCCCATATCAATTCATTAATGAAAATGATAAAGTAGATGGTATCCTAATCGACTATCTCTCTCTTATCGAAAATAAGCTAGATCATAAATTTCAAAGAAAATTATACACCAATTGGGAACAGCTATTAAATGATGTAAAAAATAATAAAATTGACATCGTTTTAGAAATTCAACAAACCAATAAAAGGAATACCTATCTTAATTTCTACTCTCAACTTTTTGAATCTAGGCACGCTATTGTAACTCAAAAAAATATAGATTACGGTACAAACTTAAAAGACTATAAAGGCAAAGTAATTACGGTTCCAAAAGATTATGGAATTTATGAGATCTTGAAAGAACATGAAAAAAATCTCAATATTTCTACCGAAATAGACGATTTAAGTTGTTTAAGAAAAGTTAGTTCTGGAAAATATCATGCTTATATAGGACCAAAGGCTGTAGCAAATTACCTCATAAAAACAGAAAATCTTGATAATCTTAAAATTGTTTCAGAAACTCAATATATATATGCTCCAAGTCTTGCAGTTCAGAAAAAGAATACTAAGCTTAACGAAATTATCTCTAAGACTGCCAGCAGTATTACGGATCATGAAAAAGAAATTGTTTTTGATAATTGGTTGTATCAGGCTATTGTCCCTTTTTATAAAAAAACAAGTTTCTGGATTACGCTTACTGGGATTATACTATTATCACTAGTTATCATTCTTCTTCTTAACAGATATCTCAAATACTTAATTAAACAAAAAACAAAAGAATTAAATATTGCTAAAGAACGTGCAGAAGAAAGTAATAAACTAAAAACTGCATTTATTCATAATATTTCTCATGAAGTGCGCACCCCAATGAATGGAATTATAGGTTTTTCTGAATTACTTAATGATCCAGAAATTACTCCAAATCAACAAAAAGAATATTCAAAAATCATTATTGACAGTAGCAATCAATTAATCAATATCATAGATGATATTATTGAAATCTCTAAATTAGAAACCAATCAAGTCGAAGTTCGTTTTGAAGAAATAAACCTGAACGAAGTATTACAATTCTTGTTTTCAAGTTTTCAGAGCAAAGCCATTAGCAAGAATATTGCAATACATCTTAATAACAAATTAACCGATGATCAAAGTATCATACTTATGGATAAGCTAAAAATCAATAAAATTTTACAAAATCTTATTGATAATGCAATTAAGTTCACAACCAAAGGTATGATTGAAATTTCTTGTGAAATTGAGGGTGATTCTTTAATAATAACAATAAGAGATACAGGAATAGGTATCAAACCAAAAGATCAGGAATTAATTTTCAGAAACTTTTCTCAATCTGAAAAGGAAGTAACAAAAAGCTATGATGGACTTGGATTAGGCTTATCGATTGCTCAGAAAAATGCTAAATTAATTGGAGGCGATATTTCATTTGCTTCTATGGTAAATAAAGGTTCAATATTTACATTAACAGTGCCATATCATCCCATTGTCACCCCACAAGTAGATAATCACTTAGCTAAAGAAAAAACTCAAGACATTCCTATAAAACAGGTTATTTTAATTGTAGAAGATGGAGATGTGAATTTTTTATTCCTTAAAACGGTGCTACTTAAAATGAAAGGGTATAAATTTGTTATTCATCGTGCAGAAAATGGTAAGGAAGCAGTAGATATTTGCAAAAAAAATGATTATATCGACTTGGTTTTGATGGATATAAGAATGCCAATAATGGATGGTTATACAGCTACTAAAAGGATAAAAAAATTAAGACCCAGATTACCTATCATAGCACAAACAGCGTATTCTACAGAAGACGATATCCAAAAAGCTTTGGATGCAGGTTGTGATGATTTTGTTTCTAAACCCGTAGATAGGAAAATACTAAAGCCTATTATCAATAAATACTTTTCTGTTTTTTCAAAATCAAAACTTACATAA